A region from the Halobacillus mangrovi genome encodes:
- a CDS encoding TAXI family TRAP transporter solute-binding subunit yields the protein MKKYSLFTFVILLAVSMVLSACGESGNGGSSGGGDNGGDGGGEEMTNLTMGTGSVGGVYYPLGGEMANLFKDTIEVEGFDVSSVESGASVENIAKIQAGDFQLGIAQNTTMINAVEGKGEFEGKEVGNVAVIGSLYPEALQVVTLDSTGVESIEDLKGKRVAVGPPGGATREAAEMVLSAYGIEEGDYEAFEEGFGDAKSKLQNGTIDASFAVVGVPSSTTDELQAATKEVKFLNIEGEALDEVVANSQYEKYTVEPGTYEWQDEPVQTITAMALLLGSTSQVSEDLAYEMTKTLYENAGEMSIAQSKLITQDSALTGAQDLPLHPGAEKYFKEAGIIE from the coding sequence TTGAAAAAGTATTCATTATTCACATTTGTTATTCTTTTAGCTGTAAGCATGGTTCTTAGTGCTTGTGGCGAAAGTGGAAATGGCGGTTCTTCCGGCGGCGGAGATAATGGCGGCGACGGTGGCGGAGAGGAAATGACTAATTTAACGATGGGCACAGGTAGTGTCGGTGGTGTTTATTACCCGCTTGGCGGTGAGATGGCCAACCTATTTAAAGACACGATTGAAGTTGAGGGGTTCGATGTCAGCTCTGTTGAATCTGGTGCCTCTGTTGAGAACATTGCAAAAATCCAGGCTGGTGACTTCCAACTGGGGATTGCCCAAAATACAACTATGATTAATGCTGTTGAAGGTAAAGGTGAATTTGAAGGAAAAGAAGTCGGAAATGTAGCCGTTATAGGATCTTTATACCCAGAAGCTCTGCAAGTTGTAACTTTAGACTCTACTGGTGTTGAATCAATCGAAGACTTAAAAGGTAAACGAGTAGCAGTTGGCCCTCCAGGAGGAGCAACACGAGAGGCAGCAGAAATGGTTCTTTCCGCTTACGGTATTGAAGAAGGCGATTATGAGGCATTTGAAGAAGGGTTTGGAGATGCAAAAAGTAAACTGCAAAACGGTACAATAGATGCCTCGTTTGCTGTGGTAGGCGTTCCATCTTCAACTACAGATGAATTACAAGCAGCAACGAAAGAAGTTAAATTCCTTAATATCGAAGGAGAAGCGCTCGATGAAGTTGTAGCCAATAGTCAATATGAGAAATACACAGTCGAACCGGGTACTTATGAATGGCAGGACGAGCCCGTTCAAACCATAACAGCGATGGCACTGTTACTTGGTTCTACAAGCCAAGTCAGCGAAGATCTTGCTTATGAAATGACGAAGACGCTTTATGAAAATGCCGGTGAAATGTCAATCGCTCAATCAAAACTAATCACACAAGATAGTGCATTGACAGGAGCCCAGGACCTTCCGCTTCACCCTGGTGCAGAGAAATACTTCAAAGAAGCTGGCATCATCGAATAA
- the ggt gene encoding gamma-glutamyltransferase, protein MAIPAASYANPHNGMADQVDYGTEGMVATAHPAASEIGARVLEKGGTAMDAAIAIQFALNVAEPMMSGIGGGGFMMVYDAEKDDVSIIDSRERAPAGAAPDMFLDEDGDVIPFSERHITGKAVGVPGTLKGLMTAYEKWGTKPFNQLINPAIKLAHNGVEVNGVLAEAIDDNTDKLSRSAAADVFMPDGEPLQEGDMVVQRDLANTFKQIRKDGLSAFYGGEIGQALADTVQEYGGSMTSEDLADYTVTVDEPVTGTYRGYEIASMSPPSSGGLTILQILKLLEGFDLNSYDVRSPEKYHLLTEAMHLAYADRGAYIGDTEFVDVPIEGMLDEEYLAERRSLIQMGDANENVEPGNPWAYQDGAAGTLVSQPDDRKIGQTTHFTVADKWGNLVSYTTTIEQVFGTGIMVPEYGFMLNNELTDFDAVPGGPNEVQPNKRPMSSMSPTIVFEDGEPFMTVGSPGGPTIITSVLQTIINVIDYDLELKDAIEEPRIYSSSYPQIRWEEGVPASARETLEEWGHEWRNSPGELGNVQAIRILDHGGYLGAADSSREGTAIGVDKTAGRK, encoded by the coding sequence ATGGCTATTCCTGCTGCCTCTTATGCAAACCCACATAACGGTATGGCTGATCAAGTAGATTATGGAACAGAAGGGATGGTTGCAACCGCTCATCCAGCAGCTTCTGAAATAGGCGCCAGAGTACTAGAAAAAGGGGGAACCGCCATGGACGCGGCGATCGCCATTCAATTTGCTTTGAATGTAGCGGAGCCGATGATGTCCGGAATTGGCGGTGGTGGGTTCATGATGGTCTATGATGCTGAGAAAGATGATGTTTCTATTATCGATAGCCGTGAACGAGCCCCTGCTGGAGCTGCTCCTGACATGTTTCTTGATGAAGACGGAGACGTAATTCCTTTTTCCGAACGTCACATAACTGGAAAAGCGGTAGGAGTACCGGGAACTTTAAAAGGACTAATGACCGCCTACGAAAAATGGGGAACAAAACCTTTTAATCAGCTGATTAACCCTGCCATTAAACTTGCTCATAATGGAGTAGAAGTGAATGGAGTACTTGCTGAAGCTATTGATGATAATACGGATAAGCTTTCAAGAAGTGCTGCAGCGGATGTATTTATGCCGGATGGAGAACCTCTTCAGGAAGGAGACATGGTAGTTCAAAGAGATTTAGCGAATACATTTAAACAAATCCGCAAAGATGGATTGTCTGCTTTTTATGGTGGAGAAATTGGACAAGCCTTGGCAGATACCGTACAAGAGTATGGTGGAAGTATGACGAGCGAAGACTTGGCTGATTATACAGTAACTGTAGACGAGCCGGTAACAGGCACATACAGAGGGTATGAAATTGCCTCTATGTCTCCTCCAAGTTCGGGAGGGTTGACGATTTTACAAATACTTAAACTATTAGAAGGCTTTGATTTGAACAGCTACGACGTTCGCTCCCCTGAAAAATACCATCTACTTACAGAAGCGATGCACTTAGCCTATGCAGATCGTGGTGCGTACATTGGGGATACTGAATTTGTTGATGTTCCAATAGAAGGGATGCTGGACGAGGAGTATCTTGCTGAAAGGCGCTCCCTTATCCAAATGGGGGATGCCAATGAAAATGTTGAACCTGGAAACCCATGGGCTTATCAAGATGGTGCTGCTGGTACATTAGTAAGTCAACCTGATGATCGAAAAATTGGACAGACTACTCACTTTACCGTCGCTGATAAATGGGGAAATCTTGTTTCCTATACGACAACAATTGAGCAGGTCTTCGGTACGGGAATCATGGTTCCGGAATACGGATTTATGCTAAATAATGAGCTGACGGACTTTGATGCGGTACCTGGTGGTCCGAATGAAGTACAGCCGAACAAAAGACCAATGAGCAGTATGAGCCCAACGATTGTGTTTGAAGATGGTGAACCATTTATGACGGTGGGTTCACCAGGCGGACCAACAATTATTACTTCTGTGCTTCAGACAATTATTAATGTTATTGACTATGATTTGGAACTGAAGGATGCCATAGAGGAACCGAGAATTTACAGCTCTTCTTATCCGCAAATACGATGGGAAGAAGGAGTTCCAGCCAGTGCGCGGGAAACATTGGAAGAATGGGGACATGAATGGCGAAATTCACCAGGTGAATTAGGAAATGTTCAGGCGATAAGAATTCTAGATCATGGTGGTTATTTAGGAGCGGCTGATTCATCAAGGGAAGGTACAGCGATTGGAGTAGATAAGACAGCGGGAAGAAAATAA
- a CDS encoding M14 family zinc carboxypeptidase yields the protein MKKKILTVAVTGALLTSGSFLAGNGTILAGENGPNGPNYGGNETIKNERLHSYEEMVSFLEKADKRSEALELEVYGQSVQDRDLYLAKFGTMNEDNPTILFLTQQHGNETLTTEGALQLIKYLTSNGKNVEEIINNVNVLIAPRLNVDGAEGDVKFSLEDYVSGTHTRYNANGVDLNRDHVDRKQPETKALHQEVLQKYHPDYMIDLHHQGTQTTLGDTGELVSGSLLYPTNDNVDPEVREQSKKLGAVVYNAIDSKGYGLLSKYPGGSAPTISRNGLAVEYGISTLLLEMRGMADHYREDYVLGQKSNGYLIQQAVTAMKATLNALADGSIDSADTSFWETLPESNYEGE from the coding sequence GTGAAGAAAAAGATTCTAACTGTAGCAGTAACTGGTGCACTATTGACGTCAGGATCATTTTTGGCAGGAAATGGAACTATTCTTGCGGGAGAAAATGGACCCAATGGGCCGAATTATGGAGGGAATGAAACGATTAAAAACGAAAGGCTTCATTCCTATGAAGAAATGGTGAGCTTTTTAGAGAAAGCCGATAAGCGTTCTGAGGCATTGGAGCTTGAGGTCTACGGTCAGTCTGTCCAAGACAGGGATCTCTATTTAGCTAAATTTGGTACGATGAATGAAGACAATCCTACTATCTTATTCTTGACCCAGCAACATGGAAATGAAACGTTAACTACTGAGGGTGCACTGCAACTCATTAAATACTTAACTTCAAATGGGAAAAATGTAGAAGAGATCATTAATAATGTGAATGTGCTTATCGCTCCAAGGCTTAATGTCGACGGGGCAGAAGGTGATGTCAAATTTTCATTAGAGGATTACGTATCAGGAACACACACTAGGTATAATGCGAATGGGGTAGACCTTAACCGTGATCATGTTGACCGCAAGCAGCCTGAAACAAAAGCATTACACCAGGAAGTGCTGCAAAAATATCACCCTGATTATATGATCGATCTCCATCACCAAGGAACTCAAACGACGTTAGGTGATACAGGAGAACTCGTATCTGGTTCCCTTCTTTATCCAACTAATGATAATGTTGACCCCGAAGTTCGAGAACAATCTAAGAAACTCGGAGCTGTTGTTTATAATGCTATCGATTCCAAAGGTTATGGACTTCTTTCTAAGTATCCTGGGGGAAGTGCACCGACGATTAGCAGAAACGGACTAGCTGTGGAATATGGAATTTCTACTCTGCTTTTAGAAATGCGCGGGATGGCTGATCACTATCGTGAAGATTACGTTCTAGGTCAAAAGAGTAATGGCTACTTAATCCAGCAAGCGGTTACCGCTATGAAAGCGACATTAAATGCATTAGCTGATGGTTCTATTGACTCTGCTGACACTTCTTTCTGGGAGACATTGCCTGAAAGCAATTATGAAGGTGAATAA
- a CDS encoding GNAT family N-acetyltransferase: MHYLTLEEIRKDYDIPHLFKQHWGSVEMVTSKGIYHIDHLKGYAAVEEGEIKGFLTYTVESDHVEIISLDSFEEKKGIGTELLRILENHTKMLRLASTQLITTNDNIHSLLFYQKRGYRITDIVRDGVIKARQRKPNIPMIAENGIPICDELVLTKVLD, translated from the coding sequence ATGCACTATCTCACATTAGAAGAAATTAGAAAAGATTATGATATCCCCCATTTGTTTAAGCAGCACTGGGGGAGTGTGGAGATGGTCACTTCAAAGGGAATTTACCACATTGACCATTTGAAAGGTTATGCTGCTGTAGAAGAGGGAGAAATCAAAGGGTTTCTGACTTATACAGTTGAATCAGACCATGTCGAGATCATTTCTCTAGACAGTTTTGAAGAAAAGAAAGGCATTGGTACAGAACTTTTAAGAATTTTGGAAAATCATACAAAAATGCTAAGGTTAGCTTCCACTCAATTGATCACGACAAATGATAACATTCATTCCCTGCTCTTTTATCAAAAACGAGGTTACAGGATCACAGATATTGTAAGAGATGGTGTTATCAAAGCCAGACAACGAAAGCCAAATATACCTATGATTGCAGAGAACGGCATTCCTATTTGTGATGAATTAGTGTTAACGAAAGTCCTTGATTAA
- a CDS encoding YwaF family protein — translation MKAWFTPGSDYPFQSFGTSHIYVLLTFFLVLASILLFGRQLSKHHRTFQTVRFSLLILLIWSEASYQTWTAANGLWSFADHMPLHLCGIASLLGMVSLITFHPKLIKINFFIGIVPALIALITPDLPYDYQHYRFWKFFLHHMAIPWTSLFLVVTTRTKISWKDAIETYAYLVGYAIFIAFINLWTGSNYLYLDHPPSAGTPLSYIGDGFVYILNLSGIALFTFLIMFGLYHLGEKISKQ, via the coding sequence ATGAAAGCATGGTTCACCCCTGGAAGTGATTATCCCTTTCAGTCGTTCGGTACGAGTCACATCTATGTACTTCTCACATTTTTTCTCGTACTAGCTTCTATTCTTCTTTTTGGCAGGCAGTTAAGCAAACACCATCGTACTTTTCAAACCGTTCGTTTCAGCCTTCTTATTCTGCTGATTTGGTCAGAAGCTAGTTATCAGACTTGGACGGCGGCCAATGGATTATGGAGTTTTGCTGACCATATGCCCCTCCATTTATGCGGAATTGCCTCCCTGTTAGGTATGGTTTCGCTTATCACTTTCCATCCAAAACTGATCAAAATTAACTTTTTCATTGGGATTGTGCCCGCGTTAATCGCCTTGATTACGCCTGATTTACCCTACGATTACCAGCATTATCGTTTTTGGAAGTTTTTCTTACACCATATGGCGATTCCCTGGACAAGCCTATTTCTAGTCGTGACTACTCGCACTAAAATCTCCTGGAAGGATGCGATTGAAACCTACGCTTATTTAGTTGGTTATGCGATTTTTATTGCCTTCATTAACCTGTGGACCGGATCGAATTATTTGTACCTGGACCATCCCCCTTCTGCAGGTACGCCTCTTAGTTATATAGGAGATGGTTTTGTTTATATCCTTAATTTAAGCGGAATCGCTCTATTCACCTTCTTGATTATGTTCGGTCTTTATCATTTAGGAGAAAAAATATCCAAACAATAG